The genomic DNA GCGGCGCTGATGACCAACCTCGGCGGCCATGATCTGGAAGCGCTGACCGAGGCGTTCGACGCGTGCCAGGATGATGTGCCGACCCTGTTCATCGCCTACACGATCAAGGGCTTCGGCCTGCCCTTCGCGGGGCATAAGGATAATCATGCCGGGCTGATGAACCCCGGCCAGATCGCGGCGCTGCGGAGTGCGATGGGGATCGCCGAGGGCGAGGAGTGGGCGCCTTATGCGGGGCTAGGCGGTAACAGCGCGGCGGGCGTGGAGGCGCTGGTGCAGCGCAGCCGCATCGCGCAGGCCAAGCGCGAGCGGCCCTGGAATGTTGCACCGGTGCCCGCTATTGCTCCGCCCGAAGGCGCCGAGCAATCCACCCAGGCCGCGTTCGGCCGCATCCTTCTCGATCTGTCGCGCGCCGGTGGAGCGCTCGCCGACCGCATCGTCACCACCTCGCCCGACGTCACCGTCTCGACCAACCTCGGCGCATGGGTGAACCAGCGCGGCCTCTTCCGCCGGCAGGAGCTGGCCGACATCTTCGCCGCCGCCAAGATCCCGTCCGCGCAGAAATGGGCGGGCCATGCCGCCGGCCAGCATGTCGAGCTCGGCATCGCGGAGAACAACCTGTTCCTGATGCTCGCTGCGATGGGGCTGGCGGGCGACATCTTCGGCGCGCGGCTGTTCCCGATCGGCACCGTCTACGATCCGTTTATCGCCCGCGGCCTCGATGCGCTCAACTACGCTTGTTACCAGGATGCGCGCTTCCTGCTTGTCGCGACACCATCGGGCGTGACGCTGGGGCCAGAGGGCGGCGCGCACCAGTCGATCAACCCGCCGCTGATAGCGCTCGGCCAGCCGGGGCTCCGCCATTACGAGCCCGCCTTCGTCGACGAGCTTGCCGCGATGATGGAGGAAGCGTTCCGGCTGATGCAGGCCGAGGACGGCGAGAGCGTCTACCTCCGCCTCACCACCCGTAGCATCGCGCAGGTCGAGCGCGACAGCGACGGCTGGAAGGCCGACGCGCTTGCGGGCGGCTATTGGCTGCGGCGCCCGGCGGAAGGTGCGGAAGCGGCGATCGTCTATTCCGGCGCGATCGCGCCCGAGGCGCTGGCCGCGTGGGAAGCGCTGAAGGACGATGTGCCCGGACTCGGCCTCCTCGCCGTCACCTCGCCCGATCTGCTCCACCGAGGCTGGAGCGCGCGGCGCGGCGGGCGCTGGACCGGGCAGGGGAGCGCGCCGAGCCATGTCGAAAAGCTCC from Allosphingosinicella indica includes the following:
- a CDS encoding transketolase, producing the protein MLKTASPDIDSLRLLDDRLRWLSAWTIHNANHLRDSADGLKVGGHQASCASMTAIMAALYFHALGPNDKVAVKPHAGPVLHAIHYLLGSQNREQMENFRGFRGMQSYPSRTKDRIPVDFSTGSVGLGVAITAFASLIQDYLLAHGLMPAEEAGRMVALMGDAELDEGNIYECLIEAAKHDIRNCWWIIDYNRQSLDATTADRMFNRFDEIFASCGWRVVTLKYGKAMEAAFREKGGDALKAWIDAAGNADYAALTYLGGAAWRERLMKEAPATKPILDARDDDALAALMTNLGGHDLEALTEAFDACQDDVPTLFIAYTIKGFGLPFAGHKDNHAGLMNPGQIAALRSAMGIAEGEEWAPYAGLGGNSAAGVEALVQRSRIAQAKRERPWNVAPVPAIAPPEGAEQSTQAAFGRILLDLSRAGGALADRIVTTSPDVTVSTNLGAWVNQRGLFRRQELADIFAAAKIPSAQKWAGHAAGQHVELGIAENNLFLMLAAMGLAGDIFGARLFPIGTVYDPFIARGLDALNYACYQDARFLLVATPSGVTLGPEGGAHQSINPPLIALGQPGLRHYEPAFVDELAAMMEEAFRLMQAEDGESVYLRLTTRSIAQVERDSDGWKADALAGGYWLRRPAEGAEAAIVYSGAIAPEALAAWEALKDDVPGLGLLAVTSPDLLHRGWSARRGGRWTGQGSAPSHVEKLLAPLSRDAGLVTLLDGAPAALSWLGGVMGHRVSPLGLDRFGQTGSLPDLYRHYRLDVDAIVEAAAELFLD